One Trichoplusia ni isolate ovarian cell line Hi5 chromosome 6, tn1, whole genome shotgun sequence DNA segment encodes these proteins:
- the LOC113494837 gene encoding uncharacterized protein LOC113494837 isoform X1, translated as MHADSGCSRTNPVTWLGVAGQNVQVQVKREPQHVQVSELVAVKLEQASPGNKPDHPPPAIPASLNNGSIPVGIAVARQRVGDAGLLAALSQKDNQQRMHDIAATSLCCCADAAQAAMTVGVANVLCDERPAPLAWPAPPTAAPPAPLWPYPAQMSMESMMVGGVGVGGVGSVGSGMSGGFQLVRDPTSGALLLLPTPPDLSHAVVWGGMPYQSAPLLLPPAPHPSHHLQLLPGDLLASTATLQHTHTHSTRLVTLAPAPQPQPHPAHTADKRKPIMQPLITPHLIKIEPEPPQEKPQPSYAPEPVQQPMITTHLYYQPDYAEQACRSQATSPAAPPTPPPDAPELPAHRDASNQTDHIDEDDESPNNADEDERDVACVGVAHYPDENMMQNQPQLLHPPTMDSAEESSSEGLATSVVGAVEKAIDAIERDETLDNSNSNASNDLVIDTARTTPIPQPTLPSRPPVDVSGLELLSNSIEQFERTTPGTSMPTLDPAPLTIDTRTPTKLNILIKTSPKSPPRTEVEPHRRFEFPSADPSTSEQAKPSLDGLGLLCALAEQRFMEEVVDNPPSNIPITTRPFIKTEPLLSPTDRSRSADSSSNKKDRHRHRDADSSGERRKIRSRDREERLRHKLEKMRRHKRDRERDEARNSGGELETSLRRVTACSCNSVSCTHTSNVRTAHALASAIEKDMRERLLALERQFDERKAQLEALNPPLQTLSASTTPSTPALSPDSDRGSSKKRKVGRPRKVSSPDSTETIVAKKPKSKSSLVGYLLAKGKLKGGILCTRGEPSREEVNRTSKVRPKLKAEPIMKACSDQEEGEWGLNRSASSSMESLNEVRQKNREKVDRLVRKHSRDDIPELEFALRRASASSDSEKERRRAKKRRKSHKSKERNGDELRASTSVPNAPIQISKCTLTEDKLDNSPRVLTAMGGLFYAGKLSAVTAPDVYAITLDGERGNKPHILSREETLRDAILEVSPTSVSELPSGSRVCAYWSQQYRCLYPGTVAVSSPDPHDDKFVAVEFDDGDSGRIAIEDIRFLEPNYPVVEYENPLFTLGKRRRNTSVSGVSTDEKKVTVPPTPTTSSEPKPSTSEQVVEEKPKDEEDRHKDRKKMKKHRKDKLKRHSSEDDPNSVEYVKKKKKKHKCCEEHCKHRRHHKKHHRKHRKRHHSSCKEHSSSSGDDQQRVKSSSDYIDSNKSNEDSVDSNDRLSTLIAVEKSPDDKMKTVIKKAVLSKKNLVKNAVLDFSNLGKITVKKDEETKDNLKDSGIGLDDEIASTSTSDAKKKAKRRTVSATSSDGGAGAGVSKMAAFLPGGALWRWHGAAYRRTARPRLKKLFYRAIQRGEETLQVGEAAVFLSTGRADRPYIGRIVALWEARGAMAVRVKWFYHPEETVGCAGQLQYPGGLFESPHTDENDVQTISHKCEVLPLAQYKERMGDDPVKYSTVYDNNDVYYLAGHYDPTQQSLRMEPDIPFANKTNS; from the exons ATGCACGCTGACAGTGGTTGCAGTCGAACAAATCCTGTAACCTGGCTTGGAGTTGCGGGACAAAATGTGCAAGTCCAGGTGAAGCGGGAACCACAGCACGTCCAAGTTTCAGAACTGGTTGCCGTCAAGCTTGAACAAGCGTCGCCTGGTAACAAGCCAGACCACCCGCCTCCGGCTATACCGGCGTCGCTGAACAACG gttCTATTCCTGTCGGCATCGCGGTCGCCCGACAACGAGTAGGCGATGCGGGACTCCTCGCAGCGCTCTCCCAAAAAGACAACCAACAGCGCATGCACGATATCG CCGCCACGTCACTGTGTTGTTGTGCAGACGCGGCGCAGGCGGCCATGACGGTCGGCGTGGCGAACGTGCTCTGCGACGAGCGGCCCGCCCCCCTGGCGTGGCCGGCGCCGCCCACCGCCGCTCCCCCCGCGCCTCTCTGGCCCTACCCCG CTCAAATGTCAATGGAGAGCATGATGGTCGGCGGCGTCGGAGTTGGTGGAGTGGGTTCGGTGGGCAGTGGCATGTCTGGCGGCTTCCAACTGGTGCGGGATCCCACCTCGGGCGCCCTGCTGTTGTTACCCACACCGCCAGACCTGTCGCATGCAGTAGTGTGGGGCGGGATGCCTTACCAATCTGCGCCACTCCTCCTGCCCCCCGCGCCGCATCCTTCACACCACCTCCAGCTCTTACCCGGCGACCTCTTGGCTTCGACAGCCACGTTACAACATACTCACACACATTCTACGCGCCTAGTAACACTCGCTCCTGCGCCTCAGCCCCAGCCGCATCCAGCGCATACAGCAGATAAACGGAAACCAATAATGCAACCGTTGATCACgccacatttaattaaaattgaacctGAGCCGCCGCAAGAGAAACCACAACCTTCATATGCTCCGGAACCTGTTCAACAGCCGATGATCACCACCCATTTGTATTACCAGCCTGATTACGCTGAGCAGGCGTGCCGGAGTCAGGCTACATCTCCAGCTGCTCCCCCGACACCGCCGCCAGACGCCCCGGAGCTGCCAGCGCACAGAGATGCTTCAAACCAAACCGATCACATCGACGAGGATGATGAGTCGCCTAATAATGCTGATGAAGACGAGAGGGATGTAGCCTGCGTCGGGGTAGCTCACTATCCTGATGAAAATATGATGCAAAATCAACCTCAATTATTACATCCTCCGACTATGGATAGTGCTGAAGAGTCATCTTCGGAAGGTCTTGCGACGTCTGTCGTCGGCGCTGTTGAGAAAGCTATAGATGCGATAGAGAGGGATGAGACATTAGACAACTCAAATAGCAACGCGTCTAACGATCTTGTAATAGACACAGCGAGGACAACTCCCATTCCACAGCCTACACTACCTTCAAGGCCTCCTGTTGATGTTAGTGGTTTAGAATTGCTGTCAAACAGCATTGAACAGTTTGAACGCACTACTCCTGGAACTAGTATGCCAACGTTAGATCCCGCACCCTTGACTATCGATACAAGAACACCGACtaagttaaacattttaattaaaacgtctCCAAAATCCCCTCCCAGAACCGAGGTGGAGCCTCACAGAAGGTTTGAATTCCCATCAGCGGATCCATCTACCAGTGAACAGGCAAAGCCTTCGCTCGATGGTCTAGGACTGTTATGTGCTTTAGCGGAACAGAGATTTATGGAAGAAGTAGTAGACAACCCTCCGTCAAACATACCTATTACAACCCGTCCCTTTATTAAAACTGAACCTCTATTAAGCCCCACCGATAGGAGTCGCTCAGCGGAttcttcttcaaataaaaaagacagaCATAGGCATAGAGACGCCGATTCGAGCGGCGAAAGAAGAAAAATACGTAGCCGTGACAGAGAAGAACGATTAAGACATAAACTGGAAAAAATGCGGCGGCACAAGCGAGATCGAGAAAGAGATGAAGCGAGGAATAGCGGAGGTGAGTTGGAGACAAGCTTAAGACGTGTGACTGCGTGCTCATGCAACTCAGTGTCTTGTACTCATACGTCCAACGTTCGTACAGCTCACGCCCTAGCCAGTGCAATAGAAAAGGATATGCGCGAGAGACTTTTGGCCTTGGAAAGACAGTTTGATGAGAGGAAAGCTCAGTTGGAAGCATTGAATCCCCCTTTACAAACGTTATCAGCATCTACAACACCTTCTACGCCAGCTTTGTCACCAGATTCCGATAGAGGTTCATCCAAAAAACGCAAAGTGGGAAGACCGCGAAAGGTATCAAGTCCAGACTCTACTGAAACAATAGTTGCCAAGAAGCCGAAATCAAAGAGCAGTCTTGTGGGCTATCTGTTGGCAAAAGGAAAGCTCAAAGGCGGTATATTGTGCACAAGAGGAGAACCTTCTAGAGAAGAGGTTAACAGAACAAGCAAAGTGCGACCGAAGTTAAAAGCTGAACCAATTATGAAGGCCTGCTCTGATCAGGAAGAAGGTGAATGGGGACTTAATCGGTCAGCTAGTTCTTCTATGGAGAGTCTTAACGAAGTGAGGCAGAAAAATAGGGAGAAGGTGGATCGCTTAGTCAGAAAACATTCAAGAGATGACATACCCGAACTTGAGTTTGCTTTACGGCGCGCGAGTGCGTCTAGTGACAGTGAGAAAGAAAGGCGGCGGGCGAAGAAGAGGCGAAAGAGTCACAAATCTAAAGAGAGGAATGGTGACGAGCTAAGGGCATCGACATCGGTTCCTAATGCGCCCATCCAGATATCTAAGTGTACCTTAACAGAGGACAAACTCGACAATTCGCCAAGAGTACTTACTGCCATGGGTGGATTGTTTTATGCAGGAAAATTGAGCGCTGTTACCGCACCAGATGTATATGCCATTACCCTTGATGGGGAAAGAGGAAATAAGCCTCACATACTGTCGAGAGAAGAAACTTTGAGGGATGCT ATATTAGAAGTAAGCCCTACTTCAGTAAGCGAACTGCCGTCAGGGTCTAGAGTGTGTGCCTATTGGTCACAGCAATACAGATGTCTATACCCTGGCACTGTGGCCGTCTCGTCTCCGGACCCTCATGACGACAAGTTCGTTGCCGTCGAATTTGATGACGGAGATTCTGGCAGGATAGCCATCGAGGATATCAGGTTCTTGGAACCGAATTATCCTGTTGTAg AATATGAAAACCCACTGTTCACTCTCGGTAAAAGAAGAAGAAACACCAGTGTTAGCGGTGTCAGCACCGACGAAAAGAAAGTTACTGTGCCGCCTACGCCTACTACTTCCAGTGAACCTAAACCATCGACTTCAGAACAGGTGGTTGAGGAGAAACCTAAAGACGAGGAAGATAGGCACAAAGACAGAAAGAAAATGAAGAAGCATCGAAAAGACAAATTGAAACGGCATTCCAGCGAGGATGACCCCAACTCCGTCGAATAcgttaagaaaaagaaaaagaaacacaaGTGCTGTGAGGAGCACTGCAAGCACCGGCGGCACCACAAGAAACACCACAGGAAACACAGGAAAAGACATCACTCAAGTTGCAAGGAGCATTCTAGTTCATCTGGCGACGATCAACAAAGAGTCAAGTCTTCCTCAGACTACATTGATTCAAATAAATCCAACGAAGACTCGGTGGACTCTAATGACAGACTCTCCACATTGATCGCTGTGGAAAAGTCCCCAGACGACAAAATGAAGACTGTGATAAAGAAAGCTGTTTTGTCCAAGAAAAACCTCGTCAAAAACGCCGTTTTAGATTTCAGCAATTTGGGTAAAATCACTGTGAAAAAGGACGAAGAGACTAAAGATAACTTAAAAGATAGTGGAATTGGTTTAGACGATGAAATAGCTTCGACATCTACAAGTGATgctaaaaag AAGGCGAAGCGTCGTACGGTGTCGGCAACATCATCAGACGgtggcgccggcgccggcgtcAGCAAGATGGCCGCCTTCCTGCCCGGCGGCGCGCTGTGGCGCTGGCACGGGGCCGCCTACCGCCGCACCGCCAGGCCCAGGCTCAAGAAACTCTTCTACCGTGCCATACAACGCGGCGAGGAAACCTTACAG GTGGGTGAAGCGGCGGTGTTCCTGTCAACGGGCCGCGCAGACCGGCCCTACATCGGGCGCATCGTGGCGCTGTGGGAGGCGCGCGGGGCCATGGCTGTGCGCGTCAAGTGGTTCTACCACCCCGAGGAGACTGTCGGCTGTGCCGGACAACTGCAATACCCG GGAGGCCTTTTTGAATCTCCACACACGGACGAGAATGACGTTCAAACGATATCTCACAAATGCGAAGTGTTACCTCTCGCGCAGTACAAGGAGCGCATGGGCGACGACCCGGTCAAGTACAGCACTGTGTATGACAATAACGACGTGTACTACCTCGCCGGGCACTACGACCCCACGCAGCAGAGCCTGCGCATGGAACCCGATATACCGTTCGCGAACAAGACGAACTCTTAA
- the LOC113494837 gene encoding uncharacterized protein LOC113494837 isoform X2, whose amino-acid sequence MHADSGCSRTNPVTWLGVAGQNVQVQVKREPQHVQVSELVAVKLEQASPGNKPDHPPPAIPASLNNGSIPVGIAVARQRVGDAGLLAALSQKDNQQRMHDIDAAQAAMTVGVANVLCDERPAPLAWPAPPTAAPPAPLWPYPAQMSMESMMVGGVGVGGVGSVGSGMSGGFQLVRDPTSGALLLLPTPPDLSHAVVWGGMPYQSAPLLLPPAPHPSHHLQLLPGDLLASTATLQHTHTHSTRLVTLAPAPQPQPHPAHTADKRKPIMQPLITPHLIKIEPEPPQEKPQPSYAPEPVQQPMITTHLYYQPDYAEQACRSQATSPAAPPTPPPDAPELPAHRDASNQTDHIDEDDESPNNADEDERDVACVGVAHYPDENMMQNQPQLLHPPTMDSAEESSSEGLATSVVGAVEKAIDAIERDETLDNSNSNASNDLVIDTARTTPIPQPTLPSRPPVDVSGLELLSNSIEQFERTTPGTSMPTLDPAPLTIDTRTPTKLNILIKTSPKSPPRTEVEPHRRFEFPSADPSTSEQAKPSLDGLGLLCALAEQRFMEEVVDNPPSNIPITTRPFIKTEPLLSPTDRSRSADSSSNKKDRHRHRDADSSGERRKIRSRDREERLRHKLEKMRRHKRDRERDEARNSGGELETSLRRVTACSCNSVSCTHTSNVRTAHALASAIEKDMRERLLALERQFDERKAQLEALNPPLQTLSASTTPSTPALSPDSDRGSSKKRKVGRPRKVSSPDSTETIVAKKPKSKSSLVGYLLAKGKLKGGILCTRGEPSREEVNRTSKVRPKLKAEPIMKACSDQEEGEWGLNRSASSSMESLNEVRQKNREKVDRLVRKHSRDDIPELEFALRRASASSDSEKERRRAKKRRKSHKSKERNGDELRASTSVPNAPIQISKCTLTEDKLDNSPRVLTAMGGLFYAGKLSAVTAPDVYAITLDGERGNKPHILSREETLRDAILEVSPTSVSELPSGSRVCAYWSQQYRCLYPGTVAVSSPDPHDDKFVAVEFDDGDSGRIAIEDIRFLEPNYPVVEYENPLFTLGKRRRNTSVSGVSTDEKKVTVPPTPTTSSEPKPSTSEQVVEEKPKDEEDRHKDRKKMKKHRKDKLKRHSSEDDPNSVEYVKKKKKKHKCCEEHCKHRRHHKKHHRKHRKRHHSSCKEHSSSSGDDQQRVKSSSDYIDSNKSNEDSVDSNDRLSTLIAVEKSPDDKMKTVIKKAVLSKKNLVKNAVLDFSNLGKITVKKDEETKDNLKDSGIGLDDEIASTSTSDAKKKAKRRTVSATSSDGGAGAGVSKMAAFLPGGALWRWHGAAYRRTARPRLKKLFYRAIQRGEETLQVGEAAVFLSTGRADRPYIGRIVALWEARGAMAVRVKWFYHPEETVGCAGQLQYPGGLFESPHTDENDVQTISHKCEVLPLAQYKERMGDDPVKYSTVYDNNDVYYLAGHYDPTQQSLRMEPDIPFANKTNS is encoded by the exons ATGCACGCTGACAGTGGTTGCAGTCGAACAAATCCTGTAACCTGGCTTGGAGTTGCGGGACAAAATGTGCAAGTCCAGGTGAAGCGGGAACCACAGCACGTCCAAGTTTCAGAACTGGTTGCCGTCAAGCTTGAACAAGCGTCGCCTGGTAACAAGCCAGACCACCCGCCTCCGGCTATACCGGCGTCGCTGAACAACG gttCTATTCCTGTCGGCATCGCGGTCGCCCGACAACGAGTAGGCGATGCGGGACTCCTCGCAGCGCTCTCCCAAAAAGACAACCAACAGCGCATGCACGATATCG ACGCGGCGCAGGCGGCCATGACGGTCGGCGTGGCGAACGTGCTCTGCGACGAGCGGCCCGCCCCCCTGGCGTGGCCGGCGCCGCCCACCGCCGCTCCCCCCGCGCCTCTCTGGCCCTACCCCG CTCAAATGTCAATGGAGAGCATGATGGTCGGCGGCGTCGGAGTTGGTGGAGTGGGTTCGGTGGGCAGTGGCATGTCTGGCGGCTTCCAACTGGTGCGGGATCCCACCTCGGGCGCCCTGCTGTTGTTACCCACACCGCCAGACCTGTCGCATGCAGTAGTGTGGGGCGGGATGCCTTACCAATCTGCGCCACTCCTCCTGCCCCCCGCGCCGCATCCTTCACACCACCTCCAGCTCTTACCCGGCGACCTCTTGGCTTCGACAGCCACGTTACAACATACTCACACACATTCTACGCGCCTAGTAACACTCGCTCCTGCGCCTCAGCCCCAGCCGCATCCAGCGCATACAGCAGATAAACGGAAACCAATAATGCAACCGTTGATCACgccacatttaattaaaattgaacctGAGCCGCCGCAAGAGAAACCACAACCTTCATATGCTCCGGAACCTGTTCAACAGCCGATGATCACCACCCATTTGTATTACCAGCCTGATTACGCTGAGCAGGCGTGCCGGAGTCAGGCTACATCTCCAGCTGCTCCCCCGACACCGCCGCCAGACGCCCCGGAGCTGCCAGCGCACAGAGATGCTTCAAACCAAACCGATCACATCGACGAGGATGATGAGTCGCCTAATAATGCTGATGAAGACGAGAGGGATGTAGCCTGCGTCGGGGTAGCTCACTATCCTGATGAAAATATGATGCAAAATCAACCTCAATTATTACATCCTCCGACTATGGATAGTGCTGAAGAGTCATCTTCGGAAGGTCTTGCGACGTCTGTCGTCGGCGCTGTTGAGAAAGCTATAGATGCGATAGAGAGGGATGAGACATTAGACAACTCAAATAGCAACGCGTCTAACGATCTTGTAATAGACACAGCGAGGACAACTCCCATTCCACAGCCTACACTACCTTCAAGGCCTCCTGTTGATGTTAGTGGTTTAGAATTGCTGTCAAACAGCATTGAACAGTTTGAACGCACTACTCCTGGAACTAGTATGCCAACGTTAGATCCCGCACCCTTGACTATCGATACAAGAACACCGACtaagttaaacattttaattaaaacgtctCCAAAATCCCCTCCCAGAACCGAGGTGGAGCCTCACAGAAGGTTTGAATTCCCATCAGCGGATCCATCTACCAGTGAACAGGCAAAGCCTTCGCTCGATGGTCTAGGACTGTTATGTGCTTTAGCGGAACAGAGATTTATGGAAGAAGTAGTAGACAACCCTCCGTCAAACATACCTATTACAACCCGTCCCTTTATTAAAACTGAACCTCTATTAAGCCCCACCGATAGGAGTCGCTCAGCGGAttcttcttcaaataaaaaagacagaCATAGGCATAGAGACGCCGATTCGAGCGGCGAAAGAAGAAAAATACGTAGCCGTGACAGAGAAGAACGATTAAGACATAAACTGGAAAAAATGCGGCGGCACAAGCGAGATCGAGAAAGAGATGAAGCGAGGAATAGCGGAGGTGAGTTGGAGACAAGCTTAAGACGTGTGACTGCGTGCTCATGCAACTCAGTGTCTTGTACTCATACGTCCAACGTTCGTACAGCTCACGCCCTAGCCAGTGCAATAGAAAAGGATATGCGCGAGAGACTTTTGGCCTTGGAAAGACAGTTTGATGAGAGGAAAGCTCAGTTGGAAGCATTGAATCCCCCTTTACAAACGTTATCAGCATCTACAACACCTTCTACGCCAGCTTTGTCACCAGATTCCGATAGAGGTTCATCCAAAAAACGCAAAGTGGGAAGACCGCGAAAGGTATCAAGTCCAGACTCTACTGAAACAATAGTTGCCAAGAAGCCGAAATCAAAGAGCAGTCTTGTGGGCTATCTGTTGGCAAAAGGAAAGCTCAAAGGCGGTATATTGTGCACAAGAGGAGAACCTTCTAGAGAAGAGGTTAACAGAACAAGCAAAGTGCGACCGAAGTTAAAAGCTGAACCAATTATGAAGGCCTGCTCTGATCAGGAAGAAGGTGAATGGGGACTTAATCGGTCAGCTAGTTCTTCTATGGAGAGTCTTAACGAAGTGAGGCAGAAAAATAGGGAGAAGGTGGATCGCTTAGTCAGAAAACATTCAAGAGATGACATACCCGAACTTGAGTTTGCTTTACGGCGCGCGAGTGCGTCTAGTGACAGTGAGAAAGAAAGGCGGCGGGCGAAGAAGAGGCGAAAGAGTCACAAATCTAAAGAGAGGAATGGTGACGAGCTAAGGGCATCGACATCGGTTCCTAATGCGCCCATCCAGATATCTAAGTGTACCTTAACAGAGGACAAACTCGACAATTCGCCAAGAGTACTTACTGCCATGGGTGGATTGTTTTATGCAGGAAAATTGAGCGCTGTTACCGCACCAGATGTATATGCCATTACCCTTGATGGGGAAAGAGGAAATAAGCCTCACATACTGTCGAGAGAAGAAACTTTGAGGGATGCT ATATTAGAAGTAAGCCCTACTTCAGTAAGCGAACTGCCGTCAGGGTCTAGAGTGTGTGCCTATTGGTCACAGCAATACAGATGTCTATACCCTGGCACTGTGGCCGTCTCGTCTCCGGACCCTCATGACGACAAGTTCGTTGCCGTCGAATTTGATGACGGAGATTCTGGCAGGATAGCCATCGAGGATATCAGGTTCTTGGAACCGAATTATCCTGTTGTAg AATATGAAAACCCACTGTTCACTCTCGGTAAAAGAAGAAGAAACACCAGTGTTAGCGGTGTCAGCACCGACGAAAAGAAAGTTACTGTGCCGCCTACGCCTACTACTTCCAGTGAACCTAAACCATCGACTTCAGAACAGGTGGTTGAGGAGAAACCTAAAGACGAGGAAGATAGGCACAAAGACAGAAAGAAAATGAAGAAGCATCGAAAAGACAAATTGAAACGGCATTCCAGCGAGGATGACCCCAACTCCGTCGAATAcgttaagaaaaagaaaaagaaacacaaGTGCTGTGAGGAGCACTGCAAGCACCGGCGGCACCACAAGAAACACCACAGGAAACACAGGAAAAGACATCACTCAAGTTGCAAGGAGCATTCTAGTTCATCTGGCGACGATCAACAAAGAGTCAAGTCTTCCTCAGACTACATTGATTCAAATAAATCCAACGAAGACTCGGTGGACTCTAATGACAGACTCTCCACATTGATCGCTGTGGAAAAGTCCCCAGACGACAAAATGAAGACTGTGATAAAGAAAGCTGTTTTGTCCAAGAAAAACCTCGTCAAAAACGCCGTTTTAGATTTCAGCAATTTGGGTAAAATCACTGTGAAAAAGGACGAAGAGACTAAAGATAACTTAAAAGATAGTGGAATTGGTTTAGACGATGAAATAGCTTCGACATCTACAAGTGATgctaaaaag AAGGCGAAGCGTCGTACGGTGTCGGCAACATCATCAGACGgtggcgccggcgccggcgtcAGCAAGATGGCCGCCTTCCTGCCCGGCGGCGCGCTGTGGCGCTGGCACGGGGCCGCCTACCGCCGCACCGCCAGGCCCAGGCTCAAGAAACTCTTCTACCGTGCCATACAACGCGGCGAGGAAACCTTACAG GTGGGTGAAGCGGCGGTGTTCCTGTCAACGGGCCGCGCAGACCGGCCCTACATCGGGCGCATCGTGGCGCTGTGGGAGGCGCGCGGGGCCATGGCTGTGCGCGTCAAGTGGTTCTACCACCCCGAGGAGACTGTCGGCTGTGCCGGACAACTGCAATACCCG GGAGGCCTTTTTGAATCTCCACACACGGACGAGAATGACGTTCAAACGATATCTCACAAATGCGAAGTGTTACCTCTCGCGCAGTACAAGGAGCGCATGGGCGACGACCCGGTCAAGTACAGCACTGTGTATGACAATAACGACGTGTACTACCTCGCCGGGCACTACGACCCCACGCAGCAGAGCCTGCGCATGGAACCCGATATACCGTTCGCGAACAAGACGAACTCTTAA
- the LOC113495127 gene encoding piggyBac transposable element-derived protein 3-like, whose protein sequence is MASRRSAPAQRSMTRSRKILALVPKCGAKSDVESSESSEDEFQMCRPHQDVSEDSSPVRSIASSVENVNISDSDDCEYREIYAVASVHEEPRFGHNTTDSIPYSPSILQHDPDIIPPSPSVYIPPSPSIDSICSPASSAPTASSAPAAPSAPATAATVRLRRYKKTPVIVKKTILKPIKMSVKWTRTKFQGSADIEDNMFFNSTDIEKSPLDYFNLFFTDDILELIVYHSNLYSVQKKGTSINITKDDIKDFIAINILMGVVDMPAYTDYWSNDFKYQRISDVMTLKKFQLIRRYIHFNDNLKDDGDRYYKIRPLVEKVRRNYASNIPEGKRFSIDEMMVPYKGTRAGSRKQYVRNKPKKWGFKFFVRASPSGLVHDFIIYGGEDTFRHHTFSEKEKGMGLGAKVVIALAKSIKQKPCSVLYFDNFFTSIELMHHLRNEYGIFSLGTVRTNRLRGAEKKLPSDKELKKKGRGAFAQVVSNEHNIAVVKWFDNKFVVAASTYVDAHPVQNIMRYKKEEKKKGLVTCPNLIKHYNGNMGGVDLADMLVALYRTDLKGHRWYLVLFSQILDICVNNAWLLYRHENSSKPKLLPLKKFRVALFRQLRFFERSSDLQPDTLSKSVNLEEINITQ, encoded by the exons ATGGCGAGCCGTCGGTCAGCGCCTGCGCAACGCTCT atgACTAGAAGTCGAAAAATTCTAGCTTTGGTGCCTAAATGCGGAGCTAAGTCTGATGTAGAATCTAGCGAATCTTCGGAAGATGAATTCCAGATGTGTAGGCCTCATCAAGATGTCTCCGAAGACAGTTCTCCTGTCCGATCAATAGCGTCATCTGTCGAAAATGTAAATATCTCTGATAGTGATGACTGTGAGTATCGAGAAATATACGCCGTTGCTTCTGTCCATGAAGAGCCGAGATTCGGACACAACACTACTGACTCTATTCCATACTCCCCTTCTATTCTTCAACATGATCCTGACATTATACCGCCTTCACCATCAGTTTATATTCCACCATCACCATCTATAGACTCAATCTGCAGTCCCGCATCTTCAGCACCTACCGCATCTTCAGCACCTGCTGCACCTTCAGCACCTGCTACCGCAGCTACCGTGCGTCTTCGGCGTTATAAAAAAACTCCGGTTAtcgtaaagaaaacaatattgaaacCTATTAAAATGTCTGTTAAATGGACCAGAACGAAATTTCAAGGATCAGCAGATATAGAAGataatatgtttttcaattCTACTGATATTGAAAAATCGCCGCTTGATTACTTTAACCTATTTTTTACTGACGATATACTAGAACTTATTGTATACCATTCTAATTTATATTCGGTACAAAAGAAGGGCACTTCAATTAATATAACCAAAGACGATATAAAAGATTTcatagctataaatattttaatgggtGTTGTAGACATGCCGGCATATACTGATTACTGGTCCAATGACTTTAAGTACCAAAGAATTTCCGACGTCATGACATTGaagaaatttcaattaattcgACGATACATTCACTTCAATGATAACCTTAAAGATGACGGTGACAGGTACTATAAAATAAGACCGCTTGTAGAAAAAGTTCGTCGTAACTATGCGTCTAATATTCCTGAAGGAAAACGATTCAGCATCGACGAGATGATGGTGCCTTATAAGGGTACTAGAGCTGGGAGCCGAAAACAATATGTACGCAATAAACCCAAAAAATGGGGCTTTAAGTTTTTTGTCCGTGCTTCTCCATCTGGCCTCGtacatgattttattatttatggagGAGAAGATACTTTTAGACACCatactttttctgaaaaagaaaaaggaatgGGTCTTGGAGCCAAAGTTGTAATAGCTTTGGCCAAATCTATCAAGCAAAAACCATGCTCCGTACTTTACTTCGACAACTTTTTTACGTCAATTGAATTGATGCATCACCTAAGGAATGAGTATGGTATATTCTCCTTAGGTACAGTCAGGACAAATCGACTTCGTGGGgcagaaaaaaaattaccatcTGATAAGGAGTTGAAGAAAAAGGGCAGGGGAGCTTTTGCACAAGTCGTGTCTAACGAACACAATATCGCAGTTGTGAAGTGGTTCGACAACAAGTTTGTTGTGGCTGCAAGCACTTATGTCGACGCTCACCCTGTACAGAATATAATGCGGTACaagaaagaagaaaagaaaaaaggtcTGGTCACGTGCCCAAATTTAATAAAGCACTACAACGGAAATATGGGTGGAGTTGATCTAGCAGACATGTTAGTTGCTTTATATCGTACTGATTTGAAAGGCCATCGTTGGTATTTAGTATTGTTTTCACAGATTCTGGACATCTGCGTCAATAATGCCTGGTTGCTGTATCGTCACGAGAATAGTAGTAAACCAAAACTTTTGCCACTCAAAAAGTTTCGAGTCGCTTTATTTAGGCAACTGCGTTTTTTTGAGAGGAGTTCTGATCTACAACCTGATACTCTTTCCAAATCAGTGAatctagaagaaataaatattactcaaTGA